Within Deferrivibrio essentukiensis, the genomic segment TTAACTCACTTAAGAGTGCAGGCCTTAAACCCTTATTTTTTAATGACTCATATATTTTAGGCAAGGCTTCATGCGTATTGTACCCTCTGCCGTTAATGTGAAATATAATAATATCGCCGGGTCTTACTTTCTTTGATATATACTTATACATCTTTTCAGCCGAAACATTTTTGTCAGGGTCGCCACTAATTAAATTTGCATGAACAACTTTATAGCCAATACTTTCTACAACCGTTAGGCTTCTATTGTCATAATTAAAACCCGGAAATCTAAAAAACTTTGTTTTTACTCCCAAAATTTCTATAAGATATTTTTCATTATCCTTTACTTCATTTACAATAGTTTGATTATCAAGTTTTTGCATATATTGATAATGATTTGCGGAATGGTTTTCTATTTCTATAAAGTCATATTTACTAATCTCTTTCAGCCTGTCTATATTTCTTTCGGCAAATTTTTTGTTTACAAAGATTGTAACAGGTATCTTATTTTTTATTATAAAATTTAATATTTCTTCATCAAAATAAGCAGGGGTTTTTGTTTCACACGCATCAAAAGTAAGCGCTACCGCATCAGCGCTATTAAATTTTTTTATTACTTCAGCATTCAAAAA encodes:
- a CDS encoding polysaccharide deacetylase family protein — protein: MGVCRWHYYRGSNSIYFAIFTFVIILGFPLFLNAEVIKKFNSADAVALTFDACETKTPAYFDEEILNFIIKNKIPVTIFVNKKFAERNIDRLKEISKYDFIEIENHSANHYQYMQKLDNQTIVNEVKDNEKYLIEILGVKTKFFRFPGFNYDNRSLTVVESIGYKVVHANLISGDPDKNVSAEKMYKYISKKVRPGDIIIFHINGRGYNTHEALPKIYESLKNKGLRPALLSELIN